The genomic DNA GCCCGGGTGGTCCTGGACGGGCGGAACGCGCTCGACCCGACGCTGTGGCGGAAGGCCGGCTGGACGTTCCGCGCGATGGGCCGGCCCACGGCATAACGCACGGCCGGGCGGACGACGACGTCGATCCGCGCCCGAGCCCAGCCGGTGGGCCGTCGTAGCCCATACCCACGGTCGGGCGGTTGGCACCACGCCGGCCGAGGCTGGGTCGGTGGGCCGAGCCGCCGCACAACGCACAGTCGGCCGGACGACACCGGTCCGTGGGTCGTCCTGGCGTGTCGCGCGCGGCTGGGCAGATGGCGCCGGTCCGGACGATGGCCGCCCCGGGGACCCGTCCCGCCTCATCACGCGCGAGCAGACGGGCGACGCCGGTCCGGCCGAGGCTCAGTCGGCCGGACCGGCGTCTGGCTGCATTCTGCACCACTGGGCTGTACTCGGCGCCGGGACCGCCCAAGTCGCCTTCCGTAAGGGCTACTTGGCCCGGTAACGCCGCATCTTCGCGCGCGCCCCGCACACCGCCATCGAGCACCAGCGGCCCCGGCCCGCCGGGCTGCGGTCGTAGTACGCCCAGTGGCAGGTCGGTGCCTCGCACGCCTTGAGGCGGGGCCAGGTGCCTGCAACGAGGGCCTGGGCGATCGCCGCCGCGACGCGGGAGAGCAGGGGTTCCGGGTCGGCTGGGGTGAGGTGGGCAGAGCCGTCGTCGGCGTCGAGCGCGATCAACAGCGGGGCGCGCGCGAGAAGTTGGCCGAGCGGGGTCACGTCCTGGTGCGCGGGGTGGCCCGCGTGGGCGAGCAGGGTGGCGCGCAGGGACTCGCGCAGCTCGCGGGCGGGCGGGACCTGGTGCGCCGTGAGTCCGAAGGGGGCACGGCCGTCCTCCGTGTCGAGTGCGTCGACGCCCGCCTCGATGTCCAGCGTGTTGACCAGGGCCTCGATCAGGGCCAGGTCGCCGGGCGCGGGAACTCTCTCACTCATGCTTGCG from Streptomyces sp. NBC_01478 includes the following:
- a CDS encoding CGNR zinc finger domain-containing protein, whose product is MSERVPAPGDLALIEALVNTLDIEAGVDALDTEDGRAPFGLTAHQVPPARELRESLRATLLAHAGHPAHQDVTPLGQLLARAPLLIALDADDGSAHLTPADPEPLLSRVAAAIAQALVAGTWPRLKACEAPTCHWAYYDRSPAGRGRWCSMAVCGARAKMRRYRAK